Proteins encoded together in one Kitasatospora albolonga window:
- a CDS encoding 16S rRNA (guanine(966)-N(2))-methyltransferase RsmD, with product MTRVIAGSAGGRRLAVPPGTGTRPTSDRAREGLFSTWEALLGTLEGIRVADLYAGSGAVGLEALSRGAVHALLVEADQKAVRTVRDNVRTLGLPGAEVRTGRAEQIVTGPAPSDPYDVVFLDPPYAVTDDDLREILLTLRAQGWLTDDALVTVERSTRGGEFGWPAGFEPLRARRYGEGTLWYGRAAATCEDAR from the coding sequence ATGACCCGCGTGATCGCCGGATCGGCCGGCGGACGCCGCCTGGCCGTACCGCCCGGCACCGGCACCCGCCCCACCTCCGACCGTGCGCGGGAGGGCCTGTTCTCCACCTGGGAAGCGCTGCTCGGCACCCTCGAAGGCATCCGGGTCGCCGACCTGTACGCCGGATCGGGCGCCGTCGGCCTCGAAGCGCTCTCCCGGGGCGCGGTGCACGCCCTGCTCGTCGAGGCGGACCAGAAGGCGGTGCGCACCGTCCGGGACAACGTCCGCACCCTCGGTCTGCCCGGCGCCGAGGTACGGACCGGCAGAGCCGAGCAGATCGTGACCGGACCGGCGCCCTCGGACCCGTACGACGTCGTCTTCCTGGACCCGCCGTACGCCGTCACCGACGACGATCTTCGCGAGATCCTGCTCACACTCCGTGCCCAGGGGTGGCTCACGGACGATGCGCTCGTCACCGTGGAACGCAGCACCCGGGGCGGAGAATTCGGCTGGCCCGCCGGATTCGAGCCACTGCGGGCCCGTCGCTACGGCGAGGGAACGCTTTGGTACGGTCGCGCCGCCGCTACGTGCGAAGACGCACGATGA
- a CDS encoding pantetheine-phosphate adenylyltransferase, whose amino-acid sequence MTGPESEGITVRRAVCPGSFDPITNGHLDIIGRASKLYDVVHVAVMINQSKKGLFTVDERIELIREVTAGFGNVEVESFHGLLVDFCKQREIPAIVKGLRAVSDFDYELQMAQMNNGLSGVETLFVPTNPTYSFLSSSLVKEVATWGGDVSHLLPPTVHEALIERLGKR is encoded by the coding sequence ATGACCGGACCGGAGAGCGAGGGAATCACAGTGCGCCGCGCCGTCTGTCCGGGGTCTTTCGACCCCATCACCAACGGACATCTCGACATCATCGGACGAGCCTCGAAGCTGTACGACGTGGTGCATGTGGCGGTGATGATCAACCAGTCCAAGAAGGGGCTGTTCACCGTCGACGAGCGGATCGAGCTGATCCGCGAGGTCACCGCCGGCTTCGGCAACGTGGAGGTGGAGTCCTTCCACGGACTGCTGGTCGACTTCTGCAAGCAGCGGGAGATCCCGGCGATCGTGAAGGGCCTGCGGGCCGTCAGCGACTTCGACTACGAGCTCCAGATGGCCCAGATGAACAACGGCCTCTCGGGCGTCGAGACGCTCTTCGTACCGACCAATCCCACGTACAGCTTCCTGTCGTCCTCCCTGGTCAAGGAGGTCGCGACCTGGGGCGGCGATGTCTCCCACCTGCTGCCGCCCACGGTCCACGAGGCGCTCATAGAGCGTCTGGGCAAGCGCTGA
- a CDS encoding cell division initiation protein, with the protein MDVQKKLDEIVEAVGNARAMPMSASCVVNRAELLAMLEEVREALPGSLAQAQELIGGQEQFAEQARQEADRIIRSAHAERASLIAETEIARRSQSEADRILSEARREAEEVRAEADDYVDSKLANFEVVLTKTIGSVDRGREKLLGRGRGLDEQGYEDPDFTEAPERSADPETLKQRADAYVDAKFGAFEAVLAKTLEAVGRGRQKLHGRVATDDLGAHMAAQDAAGAQGHTSDADYLAGLAELATPEPQQAPQQPLYQEQQPAQAPEPGYAQAEYGQAEYAQASYGYQEQQQPHQQVPDPYGYQQVPDPYAAYQQPAYDPNQYPPQPQGQPDYGWQQQPQVPAQQNQGALDETSLFDTSMIDLEQLRRYEEGR; encoded by the coding sequence GTGGACGTGCAGAAGAAGCTCGACGAGATCGTCGAAGCGGTCGGGAACGCCCGCGCCATGCCCATGTCGGCCTCGTGCGTGGTCAACCGCGCCGAGCTGCTCGCCATGCTCGAAGAGGTGCGCGAGGCCCTGCCCGGCTCGCTCGCCCAGGCCCAGGAGCTGATCGGCGGCCAGGAGCAGTTCGCCGAGCAGGCCCGGCAGGAGGCCGACCGGATCATCCGGTCCGCCCACGCCGAGCGCGCCTCCCTGATCGCCGAGACCGAGATCGCCCGCCGGTCGCAGAGCGAGGCCGACCGGATTCTCTCCGAGGCCCGCCGCGAGGCCGAGGAGGTCCGGGCCGAGGCCGACGACTACGTCGACAGCAAGCTCGCCAACTTCGAAGTCGTCCTCACCAAGACCATCGGCTCCGTGGACCGGGGCCGCGAGAAGCTGCTCGGCCGGGGCCGGGGCCTGGACGAGCAGGGCTACGAGGACCCCGACTTCACCGAGGCCCCCGAGCGCAGCGCCGACCCCGAGACGCTGAAGCAGCGGGCGGACGCGTACGTGGACGCCAAGTTCGGCGCCTTCGAGGCGGTGCTCGCCAAGACCCTGGAGGCGGTCGGCCGCGGCAGGCAGAAGCTGCACGGCCGGGTCGCCACCGACGATCTGGGCGCCCACATGGCCGCCCAGGACGCGGCGGGCGCCCAGGGCCACACCAGCGACGCCGACTATCTGGCCGGACTCGCCGAACTCGCCACCCCGGAGCCGCAGCAGGCGCCCCAGCAGCCCCTCTACCAGGAGCAGCAGCCCGCACAGGCCCCCGAGCCGGGCTACGCGCAGGCGGAGTACGGACAGGCCGAGTACGCGCAGGCGTCCTACGGCTACCAGGAGCAGCAGCAGCCCCACCAGCAGGTCCCGGACCCCTACGGCTACCAGCAGGTCCCGGACCCGTACGCGGCCTACCAGCAGCCCGCCTACGACCCGAACCAGTACCCGCCGCAGCCGCAGGGCCAGCCCGACTACGGCTGGCAGCAGCAGCCCCAGGTGCCCGCCCAGCAGAACCAGGGCGCGCTGGACGAGACCAGCCTCTTCGACACCAGCATGATCGACCTGGAGCAGCTGCGCCGCTACGAAGAGGGCCGCTGA
- a CDS encoding 50S ribosomal protein L32, with protein MAVPKRKMSRSNTRHRRSQWKAAVPTLVSCERCQEPKLQHIACPSCGTYNKRQVLEV; from the coding sequence GTGGCTGTTCCGAAGCGGAAGATGTCGCGCAGCAACACGCGCCACCGCCGGTCGCAGTGGAAGGCTGCGGTCCCCACCCTGGTTTCGTGCGAGCGTTGCCAGGAGCCGAAGCTCCAGCACATTGCGTGCCCGAGCTGCGGCACCTACAACAAGCGCCAGGTCCTCGAGGTCTGA
- a CDS encoding ribonuclease III, with amino-acid sequence MSELSSAKKQADNVNTASSHTLLEGRLGYHLESALLVRALTHRSYAYENGGLPTNERLEFLGDSVLGLVVTDTLYRTHPDLPEGQLAKLRAAVVNSRALAEVGRGLELGSFIRLGRGEEGTGGRDKASILADTLEAVIGAVYLDQGLGAASELVHRLFDPLIDRSSNLGAGLDWKTSLQELTASESLGVPEYLVTETGPDHEKTFTAAARVGGVSYGTGTGRSKKEAEQQAAESAWREISAAAEARQAAEKSAADGGAADTPAEPSPDTDAAPA; translated from the coding sequence ATGTCTGAGTTGTCCAGCGCCAAGAAGCAGGCAGACAACGTCAACACAGCCTCGTCCCACACGCTTCTGGAAGGGCGGCTCGGGTATCACCTCGAGTCCGCCCTTCTGGTGCGTGCGCTGACCCACCGTTCGTACGCGTACGAGAACGGCGGTCTGCCCACCAACGAGCGGCTCGAGTTCCTCGGGGACTCGGTGCTCGGCCTGGTGGTCACGGACACGCTGTACCGCACCCACCCCGACCTGCCCGAAGGCCAGCTGGCCAAGTTGCGGGCCGCGGTGGTCAACTCGCGTGCGCTTGCGGAAGTGGGCCGCGGCCTCGAACTCGGCTCCTTCATCCGGCTCGGCCGCGGTGAAGAGGGCACGGGCGGCCGGGACAAGGCTTCCATCCTCGCCGACACCCTGGAAGCGGTGATCGGCGCGGTCTATCTCGACCAGGGCCTCGGCGCGGCCTCGGAGCTGGTCCACCGGCTCTTCGACCCGCTGATCGACAGGTCCTCCAACCTCGGCGCCGGCCTGGACTGGAAGACCAGCCTCCAGGAGCTCACCGCGAGCGAGAGCCTCGGAGTCCCCGAGTACCTCGTCACGGAGACCGGCCCGGACCACGAGAAGACCTTCACTGCTGCTGCTCGCGTCGGTGGTGTCTCGTACGGCACCGGCACCGGCCGTAGCAAGAAGGAAGCGGAGCAGCAGGCGGCCGAGTCCGCCTGGCGCGAGATCAGCGCCGCCGCCGAGGCACGGCAGGCCGCGGAGAAGTCCGCCGCCGACGGAGGGGCCGCCGACACCCCTGCCGAACCGTCGCCCGACACGGACGCCGCTCCGGCCTGA
- a CDS encoding DNA-formamidopyrimidine glycosylase — protein sequence MPELPEVEVVRRGLERWVSGRTVTEVEVLHPRSVRRHLAGGPDFAARLRGVRFGTAMRRGKYLWVPIDEAASSLLGHLGMSGQLLVQPTDAPDEKHLRIRMRFDDALGTELRFVDQRTFGGLSLHDTTPDGLPDTIAHIARDPLDPLFDDAAFHTALRLRRTTVKRALLDQSLISGVGNIYADEALWRAKLHYDRPTATLTRPKSAELLGHARDVMNAALAQGGTSFDSLYVNVNGESGYFDRSLDAYGREGEPCRRCGTPMRRRAWMNRSSYFCPRCQRPPRVSS from the coding sequence GTGCCCGAGCTGCCCGAGGTCGAAGTCGTACGCCGGGGCCTCGAGCGCTGGGTCAGCGGCCGGACCGTCACCGAGGTCGAGGTCCTGCACCCGCGCTCGGTCCGCCGCCACCTCGCGGGCGGCCCGGACTTCGCGGCCCGGCTGCGCGGGGTCCGGTTCGGTACGGCGATGCGGCGCGGCAAGTACCTCTGGGTGCCGATAGACGAGGCCGCCTCCTCGCTGCTGGGCCACCTCGGCATGAGCGGGCAGCTGCTGGTGCAGCCCACGGACGCGCCCGACGAGAAGCACCTGCGGATCAGGATGCGGTTCGACGACGCCCTCGGCACCGAGCTGCGCTTCGTCGACCAGCGCACCTTCGGCGGGCTCTCGCTCCACGACACCACCCCCGACGGGCTGCCCGACACCATCGCGCACATCGCCCGGGACCCGCTCGACCCGCTCTTCGACGACGCCGCGTTCCACACGGCCCTGCGTCTGCGCCGTACGACGGTCAAGCGCGCGCTCCTGGACCAGTCGCTGATCAGCGGGGTCGGCAACATCTACGCGGACGAGGCGCTCTGGCGCGCCAAGCTGCACTACGACCGGCCCACCGCCACCCTCACCCGTCCCAAGTCCGCCGAGCTGCTCGGCCACGCCCGGGACGTGATGAACGCGGCCCTCGCCCAGGGCGGCACCAGCTTCGACAGCCTCTACGTCAACGTGAACGGCGAGTCCGGCTACTTCGACCGCTCGCTCGACGCGTACGGCAGGGAGGGCGAGCCGTGCCGCCGCTGCGGGACGCCGATGCGCCGCCGCGCCTGGATGAACCGGTCCAGCTACTTCTGCCCGCGCTGTCAGCGCCCGCCGCGCGTCTCGTCGTAA
- a CDS encoding transcriptional regulator yields the protein MASDADDLAFDVFSRQCPSRSTLEHVTGRWGSLTLGALYEEGLRFNALRRRVDGVSEKMLSQTLHALERDGLVLREAQPVSPPRVDYELTPLGREVAERLLGLIRLVEGRMDDVLTARSRYDETRGGR from the coding sequence ATGGCCAGCGACGCGGACGACCTCGCCTTCGACGTCTTCTCCCGGCAGTGCCCCTCGCGCTCCACGCTGGAGCATGTCACCGGGCGCTGGGGCAGCCTGACGCTGGGCGCGCTGTACGAGGAGGGCCTCCGGTTCAACGCGCTGCGCCGCCGGGTCGACGGGGTCAGCGAGAAGATGCTCTCCCAGACCCTGCACGCCCTGGAGCGGGACGGGCTCGTCCTGCGCGAGGCGCAGCCGGTCAGCCCGCCGCGCGTGGACTACGAGCTGACCCCGCTCGGCCGCGAGGTCGCGGAGCGGCTTCTCGGGCTGATCCGTCTCGTCGAGGGGCGGATGGACGACGTGCTGACCGCCCGGAGCCGTTACGACGAGACGCGCGGCGGGCGCTGA
- a CDS encoding SCP-like extracellular, giving the protein MGRHRRSAAGPAAEEPAAKTASGHRGTRRKKKSAVPVRTGLLGASAAMAVGAVAVASGLLPGGDTYTSGGATAADQVRSGGAPDLLTQQGGSTTAPADRSATPASRGSERPQAPSKTPSETSEAAKTSETPSGKASKAPSAGASKTPSKSASPSAPPSGKPAAAPSQESKAPSAAPAPDRSTAPPSRTPAPPKKTVAPPSATKPAPSPSDTSARAEVLALVNQERAKVGCSPLTTSTALTSLAQNFSEDMAARGFFDHTDPDGDTPWDRAAQAGVQGLGAENIARGQADAQAVMTAWMNSDGHRANILNCDYKTIGIGVHEGSGGPWWTQNFGF; this is encoded by the coding sequence ATGGGACGCCACCGACGATCCGCCGCAGGCCCCGCCGCTGAAGAACCCGCGGCCAAAACGGCTTCGGGCCACCGGGGCACGCGCCGGAAGAAGAAGTCCGCCGTGCCCGTGCGCACCGGACTCCTCGGTGCGTCGGCCGCGATGGCGGTCGGCGCGGTCGCCGTCGCCTCGGGGCTGCTCCCCGGCGGCGACACCTACACCTCGGGCGGCGCCACCGCGGCCGACCAGGTGCGCTCCGGCGGCGCCCCCGACCTCCTGACCCAGCAGGGCGGCTCCACCACCGCCCCGGCCGACCGGTCCGCCACCCCCGCCAGCCGGGGCAGCGAGCGCCCCCAGGCCCCGTCGAAGACGCCCTCCGAAACGTCCGAGGCGGCCAAGACGTCCGAGACCCCGTCAGGGAAGGCGTCGAAGGCGCCCTCCGCCGGTGCGTCGAAGACCCCGTCGAAGTCGGCCTCGCCCTCCGCGCCCCCTTCGGGCAAGCCGGCCGCCGCGCCGTCCCAGGAGTCGAAGGCGCCCTCCGCGGCCCCGGCCCCGGACAGGAGCACCGCCCCGCCGAGCAGGACCCCGGCGCCGCCGAAGAAGACCGTCGCCCCGCCGTCCGCCACGAAGCCCGCCCCCTCGCCCTCCGACACCTCCGCCCGCGCCGAGGTGCTGGCCCTGGTGAACCAGGAGCGCGCGAAGGTCGGCTGCTCCCCCCTGACCACCAGCACCGCACTCACCTCGCTCGCCCAGAACTTCAGCGAGGACATGGCGGCCCGCGGCTTCTTCGACCACACCGACCCCGACGGCGACACCCCGTGGGACCGGGCCGCCCAGGCCGGTGTGCAGGGGCTCGGCGCGGAGAACATCGCGCGCGGCCAGGCCGACGCCCAGGCCGTGATGACCGCCTGGATGAACAGCGACGGCCACCGCGCGAACATTCTCAACTGCGACTACAAGACGATCGGCATCGGCGTCCACGAGGGCTCCGGCGGCCCGTGGTGGACCCAGAACTTCGGCTTCTGA
- a CDS encoding acylphosphatase: MNEDARLVVWVRGRVQQVGFRWFTRANALEIGGLVGFALNLDDGRVQVVAEGSRDNCHRLLDWLRSDDTPGRVDGVTEIWDTPRGGYDGFAIR, from the coding sequence ATGAACGAAGATGCACGCCTGGTCGTCTGGGTACGCGGCCGAGTACAGCAAGTAGGGTTCCGCTGGTTCACCAGGGCAAACGCTTTGGAGATCGGTGGACTCGTGGGCTTTGCACTTAATCTCGACGACGGCCGGGTACAGGTGGTGGCCGAGGGATCGCGTGACAATTGCCACCGTCTGCTGGATTGGCTGCGCTCCGACGACACTCCCGGGCGCGTGGACGGAGTCACTGAGATCTGGGACACCCCGCGCGGCGGTTACGACGGATTCGCCATCCGCTGA
- a CDS encoding chromosome segregation protein SMC has protein sequence MHLKALTLRGFKSFASATTLRFEPGITCVVGPNGSGKSNVVDALSWVMGEQGAKSLRGGKMEDVIFAGTTGRPPLGRAEVSLTIDNSDGALPIEYAEVTITRIMFRNGGSEYQINGDTCRLLDIQELLSDSGIGREMHVIVGQGQLDSVLHADPMGRRAFIEEAAGVLKHRKRKEKALRKLDAMGANLARVQDLTDELRRQLKPLGRQAAVARRAAVIQADLRDARLRLLADDLTTLRDALRDEVADEAELKKRKDAAEAELKAALAREAELEGEVRRLAPRLQRAQQTWYELSQLAERVRGTVSLADARVRSATEAPAEERRGRDPDDLEREAARIREQEAELTAALEAAEHALEDTVAHRADLERELAAEERRLKDAARAIADRREGLARLSGQVNAARSRAGSAQAEIDRLAASRDEAQERAHTAQKEYEQLKAEVDGLDADDEELTARHEEAKQALAGAQAAHSAAREEATAAERRRAAVAARHEALALGLRRKDGTGALLGARDHLAGLLGPAAELLTVQPGYEIPVAAALGAAADAVAVRDPATAAEAIRLLRDRDAGRAAMLLAGAGGSPDAAGVGHVPGQPGAADPEAPHVPEQGREHVQETASGPLPGQGGAPGGTETGAEPHRTGNGVEPHRTEAGTDPHRTETGTEPHRTGPHRAEPHRTEPGAEPHRRTGSVALTTDAPAVADLVSGPVSLMAAVRRLVRDTVVVPALEDAEALVAAHPELTAVTGEGDVLSAHFAHGGSAGAPSLLEVQASVDEAAAELAELVVRCEELAQAQRLAGERRKEGAALVEELGERRRAAEREKSGVAQQLGRLAGTARSAAGEAERMTASAARAQEALERAVAEAEELAERLLVAEEAPVEEEPDTSVRDRLAADGANARQTEMEARLQARTHEERVKSLAGRADGLDRAARTEREARARAEQRRARLRHEAAVASAVASGARQLLAHVEVSLVRADQERTSAEAAKGERERELAAERGRGRDLKGELDKLTDSVHRGEVLGAEKRLRIEQLETKALEELGVEPAGLISEYGPDQPVPPSPPAEGEELPEDPEHPRNRPRPFVRAEQEKRLRSAERAYQQLGKVNPLALEEFSALEERHKFLSEQLEDLKKTRADLLQVIKEVDERVEQVFTEAYRDTAREFEGVFARLFPGGEGRLILTDPDNMLATGVDVEARPPGKKVKRLSLLSGGERSLTAVALLVSIFKARPSPFYVMDEVEAALDDTNLQRLIRIMEELQESSQLIVITHQKRTMEVADALYGVSMQGDGVSKVISQRLR, from the coding sequence GTGCACCTCAAGGCCCTGACCCTGCGTGGTTTCAAATCGTTCGCGTCCGCCACCACCCTGCGGTTCGAACCGGGGATCACCTGTGTCGTCGGCCCCAACGGGTCGGGAAAGTCCAATGTGGTGGACGCCCTCTCCTGGGTCATGGGAGAACAGGGAGCCAAATCCCTGCGCGGCGGCAAGATGGAAGACGTGATCTTCGCCGGGACGACCGGGCGGCCCCCGCTCGGCCGCGCCGAAGTGTCGCTGACCATCGACAATTCCGATGGCGCATTGCCCATCGAGTACGCCGAAGTCACGATCACCCGGATCATGTTTCGCAATGGCGGCAGCGAATACCAGATCAATGGCGACACCTGTCGGCTGCTCGACATCCAGGAACTCCTCTCCGATTCCGGTATCGGCCGCGAGATGCACGTCATCGTCGGCCAGGGCCAGCTGGACTCCGTCCTGCACGCCGACCCGATGGGCCGCCGGGCCTTCATCGAGGAGGCCGCGGGCGTCCTCAAGCACCGCAAGCGGAAAGAGAAGGCGCTGCGGAAGCTGGACGCGATGGGCGCCAACCTGGCCCGCGTCCAGGACCTCACCGACGAACTGCGCCGCCAGCTCAAGCCGCTCGGCCGGCAGGCCGCCGTCGCCCGCCGGGCCGCCGTCATCCAGGCCGACCTGCGCGACGCCCGGCTCCGCCTCCTCGCGGACGACCTGACGACCCTGCGGGACGCCCTGCGCGACGAGGTCGCGGACGAGGCCGAGCTGAAGAAGCGGAAGGACGCGGCGGAGGCCGAACTGAAGGCGGCCCTCGCCCGGGAGGCGGAGCTCGAAGGAGAGGTGCGTCGGCTAGCGCCCCGGCTCCAGCGCGCCCAGCAGACCTGGTACGAGCTGTCGCAGCTGGCCGAGCGGGTACGCGGCACGGTCTCCCTGGCCGACGCCCGGGTCCGCAGCGCCACCGAGGCCCCCGCCGAGGAGCGCCGGGGCCGCGACCCCGACGACCTGGAGCGCGAGGCCGCCCGCATCCGTGAGCAGGAGGCGGAGCTGACAGCGGCCTTGGAGGCGGCCGAACACGCGCTGGAGGACACCGTCGCCCACCGCGCCGACCTGGAGCGCGAACTCGCCGCCGAGGAGCGCCGGCTCAAGGACGCCGCCCGCGCCATCGCGGACCGGCGCGAAGGGCTGGCCCGGCTCAGCGGCCAGGTCAACGCGGCCCGCAGCCGGGCCGGTTCGGCGCAGGCCGAGATCGACCGGCTGGCAGCCTCCCGCGACGAGGCCCAGGAGCGCGCGCACACCGCCCAGAAGGAGTACGAGCAGCTCAAGGCCGAGGTCGACGGGCTGGACGCGGACGACGAGGAGCTGACCGCCCGCCACGAGGAGGCCAAGCAGGCGCTCGCCGGGGCCCAGGCCGCCCACAGCGCCGCCCGCGAGGAGGCGACGGCCGCCGAGCGCAGGCGGGCGGCCGTCGCAGCGAGGCACGAGGCGCTGGCCCTGGGGCTGCGCCGCAAGGACGGCACGGGCGCGCTGCTCGGCGCCCGGGACCATCTGGCCGGACTGCTGGGCCCGGCCGCCGAACTGCTCACCGTCCAGCCCGGCTACGAGATCCCGGTCGCCGCGGCCCTCGGCGCGGCGGCGGACGCGGTGGCGGTCCGCGACCCGGCCACGGCCGCCGAGGCGATCCGGCTGCTGCGCGACCGGGACGCGGGCCGCGCGGCGATGCTGCTGGCGGGTGCGGGTGGCTCTCCCGACGCGGCGGGCGTCGGCCACGTACCGGGGCAGCCCGGTGCCGCAGACCCGGAGGCCCCTCACGTACCGGAGCAGGGTCGAGAGCACGTACAGGAGACGGCCTCCGGCCCGCTGCCCGGTCAGGGCGGCGCACCCGGCGGTACGGAGACCGGGGCCGAGCCGCACCGGACGGGGAACGGGGTCGAGCCGCACCGGACGGAGGCCGGGACCGATCCCCATCGGACGGAGACCGGGACCGAGCCGCACCGGACCGGGCCGCACCGGGCCGAGCCGCACCGGACCGAGCCCGGGGCCGAGCCCCACCGCCGTACCGGGAGCGTCGCCCTCACCACCGACGCCCCCGCCGTCGCCGACCTGGTCAGCGGTCCCGTGTCCCTCATGGCTGCCGTACGTCGCCTCGTCCGGGACACCGTCGTCGTCCCCGCCCTGGAGGACGCCGAGGCGCTCGTGGCCGCGCACCCGGAGCTGACCGCCGTGACCGGTGAAGGAGACGTGCTCTCCGCCCACTTCGCGCATGGTGGGTCCGCCGGGGCGCCGAGCCTCCTGGAGGTGCAGGCATCCGTGGACGAGGCCGCCGCCGAGCTGGCCGAGCTCGTCGTGCGGTGCGAGGAGCTGGCGCAGGCCCAGCGGCTGGCGGGGGAGCGGCGTAAGGAAGGGGCCGCGCTCGTCGAGGAGCTGGGGGAGCGGCGGCGGGCGGCCGAGCGGGAGAAGTCCGGTGTCGCGCAGCAGCTCGGCCGGCTCGCCGGGACGGCCCGGAGCGCGGCGGGCGAGGCCGAGCGGATGACCGCGTCCGCCGCCCGCGCCCAGGAGGCCCTGGAGCGGGCGGTGGCGGAGGCCGAGGAGCTGGCCGAACGGCTGCTGGTGGCCGAGGAGGCGCCGGTCGAGGAGGAGCCCGACACCTCCGTACGGGACCGGCTCGCCGCCGACGGGGCCAACGCCCGCCAGACCGAGATGGAGGCCCGGCTCCAGGCCCGTACGCACGAGGAACGCGTCAAGTCGCTGGCCGGGCGCGCCGACGGGCTCGACCGGGCGGCCAGGACCGAACGCGAAGCCCGCGCCCGCGCCGAGCAGCGCCGGGCCCGGCTGCGCCACGAGGCGGCCGTGGCCTCCGCCGTCGCCTCGGGCGCCCGTCAGCTGCTGGCGCACGTCGAGGTGTCCCTCGTACGGGCCGACCAGGAGCGCACGTCGGCCGAGGCCGCCAAGGGGGAGCGGGAGCGCGAGCTGGCCGCCGAGCGGGGCCGGGGCCGTGATCTCAAGGGCGAGCTGGACAAGCTCACCGACTCCGTCCACCGGGGCGAGGTGCTCGGCGCCGAGAAGCGGCTGCGGATCGAGCAGCTGGAGACGAAGGCCCTGGAGGAGCTCGGGGTGGAGCCCGCCGGGCTCATCTCCGAGTACGGCCCCGACCAGCCGGTGCCGCCGTCGCCGCCCGCCGAGGGCGAGGAGCTGCCGGAGGACCCGGAGCATCCCCGTAACCGGCCGAGGCCCTTCGTCCGCGCCGAACAGGAGAAGCGGCTGCGGTCGGCCGAACGGGCGTACCAGCAACTCGGGAAGGTGAATCCGCTCGCCCTGGAGGAGTTCTCGGCGCTGGAGGAACGGCACAAGTTCCTCTCCGAGCAGCTCGAAGACCTGAAGAAGACACGGGCCGATCTGCTCCAGGTGATCAAGGAGGTCGACGAGCGGGTCGAGCAGGTGTTCACGGAGGCGTACCGGGACACCGCCCGCGAGTTCGAGGGCGTCTTCGCCCGGCTCTTCCCCGGTGGTGAGGGGCGGCTGATCCTGACCGACCCGGACAACATGCTGGCCACCGGAGTGGACGTCGAGGCCCGCCCGCCGGGCAAGAAGGTCAAGCGGCTCTCCCTGCTCTCGGGCGGTGAGCGGTCCCTGACGGCCGTGGCGCTGCTGGTCTCCATCTTCAAGGCCCGGCCGAGCCCCTTCTATGTGATGGACGAGGTCGAGGCCGCGCTCGACGACACCAACCTCCAGCGGCTGATCCGGATCATGGAGGAGCTCCAGGAGAGCTCCCAGCTGATCGTCATCACCCACCAGAAGCGGACGATGGAGGTCGCCGACGCGCTGTACGGCGTCTCCATGCAGGGTGACGGCGTGTCGAAGGTGATCAGCCAGCGGCTGCGCTGA